Proteins encoded together in one Microbacterium sp. zg-Y625 window:
- a CDS encoding FtsW/RodA/SpoVE family cell cycle protein, which translates to MTASPDVKTDTTVVKALRKLRMPQTQRNRELWLLLFAFALNAAAVALVQLGANGAIDPTFLIYCGGLTALALALHIVLRLVAPAADPFVVPIATVLTGLGIAMIYRIDLHYDTHGWAATSTRQLAWAAIAIAAAIAIVVALRNYRVLFRYTYVFGFVGILLMLLPIVPGLGADANADVWVDLGIFSFQPGELAKISLAIFFAGYLVRTRESLTSVGTRFLGMTWPRARELGPLLVIWLASLGIIVLQRDLGTGLLIFGMFVAMLYVATGKTSWVVIGLVLAAGGAFLASRVLPYVRGRFENWLNAFDPELYEAGAGTYQLANGIFGLAQGGLLGTGLGQGRPWLTPLSQSDYIFPSLGEELGLIGVFAILCLYMVFTSRGIRIGLAGQDDFGKLLATGLSFTLALQVFIMVGGVTRIIPLTGLTTPFLAAGGSSLVANWIIVALLLRISDAVRSRPRVVIG; encoded by the coding sequence ATGACCGCCTCCCCCGACGTCAAGACCGACACCACCGTCGTGAAGGCCCTCCGCAAGCTCCGGATGCCGCAGACCCAGCGCAACCGCGAGCTGTGGCTGCTGCTCTTCGCCTTCGCCCTCAACGCCGCCGCGGTCGCGCTGGTGCAGCTGGGGGCGAACGGGGCGATCGATCCCACCTTCCTCATCTACTGCGGCGGCCTCACCGCCCTGGCGCTGGCCCTGCACATCGTGCTGCGTCTTGTCGCCCCCGCCGCGGATCCGTTCGTCGTCCCCATCGCCACGGTGCTCACCGGCCTCGGCATCGCGATGATCTACCGCATCGACCTGCATTACGACACCCACGGCTGGGCCGCCACCTCGACCCGCCAGCTGGCGTGGGCGGCGATCGCCATCGCCGCCGCGATCGCGATCGTGGTGGCACTGCGCAATTACCGCGTGCTGTTCCGCTACACCTATGTGTTCGGCTTCGTCGGCATCCTGCTGATGCTGCTGCCGATCGTGCCGGGTCTGGGCGCCGACGCCAACGCCGACGTGTGGGTGGACCTCGGCATCTTCTCCTTCCAGCCGGGCGAGCTGGCCAAGATCTCCCTGGCGATCTTCTTCGCCGGCTACCTCGTGCGCACCCGTGAGTCGCTGACCTCGGTCGGCACGCGCTTCCTCGGCATGACCTGGCCGCGCGCCCGCGAGCTCGGGCCGCTGCTGGTGATCTGGCTCGCGTCACTCGGCATCATCGTGCTGCAGCGCGACCTCGGCACGGGACTGCTCATCTTCGGCATGTTCGTCGCGATGCTCTATGTCGCCACGGGCAAGACCAGCTGGGTGGTCATCGGCCTGGTCCTGGCTGCGGGCGGCGCATTCCTCGCCTCGCGCGTGCTCCCGTACGTCCGCGGTCGATTCGAGAACTGGCTGAACGCCTTCGACCCGGAGCTGTACGAAGCCGGCGCCGGCACCTACCAGCTGGCCAACGGCATCTTCGGGCTCGCACAGGGCGGGCTGCTGGGCACCGGGCTCGGGCAGGGACGTCCGTGGCTGACCCCGCTCTCGCAGAGCGACTACATCTTCCCCAGCCTCGGTGAGGAACTCGGGCTGATCGGCGTCTTCGCCATCCTGTGCCTGTACATGGTCTTCACCAGTCGTGGCATCCGCATCGGACTGGCCGGACAGGACGATTTCGGCAAGCTGCTGGCGACCGGCCTGTCGTTCACGCTGGCCCTGCAGGTGTTCATCATGGTCGGCGGCGTCACGCGCATCATCCCGCTCACCGGCCTGACGACGCCCTTCCTCGCGGCCGGCGGGTCGTCACTCGTGGCGAACTGGATCATCGTGGCCCTGCTGCTGCGCATCTCGGATGCCGTGCGCAGCCGTCCCCGGGTGGTGATCGGATGA
- a CDS encoding FHA domain-containing protein FhaB/FipA, which yields MSELTLLLLRIGFLLLLWAFVFAVIYSLRADLFGVKVRKLPEPAAAAAAPGATNPVAGRPAAPASSKPVAPSPKAGGPATTGTVTRIVVTSGPKAGLELPLGNEPLTIGRSSESGLVIRDDYTSSHHARLVLWGDQWMIQDLDSTNGTWHDGQRVAAPVAIKVGAPIKVGATTFELRK from the coding sequence GTGAGTGAGCTGACCCTGCTGCTGCTGCGCATCGGATTCCTCCTGCTGCTGTGGGCGTTCGTGTTCGCGGTCATCTACTCGCTGCGCGCGGACCTCTTCGGCGTGAAGGTGCGCAAGCTCCCCGAACCCGCGGCGGCCGCTGCCGCCCCCGGCGCCACGAACCCGGTGGCCGGCAGGCCCGCAGCCCCGGCGAGCAGCAAGCCGGTCGCGCCCTCCCCCAAGGCGGGCGGCCCCGCCACCACCGGCACCGTCACGCGCATCGTCGTCACGAGCGGCCCGAAGGCGGGACTCGAGCTGCCGCTGGGCAACGAGCCCCTCACGATCGGACGTTCCAGCGAGTCGGGCCTCGTGATCCGCGACGACTACACCTCCAGCCACCACGCACGGCTCGTGCTGTGGGGCGACCAGTGGATGATCCAGGACCTCGATTCCACCAACGGCACGTGGCACGACGGGCAGCGCGTCGCCGCCCCCGTCGCGATCAAGGTCGGCGCCCCCATCAAGGTGGGCGCGACGACCTTCGAGCTGCGGAAGTAG
- a CDS encoding cold-shock protein: MATQGTVKWFNSEKGFGFIAPDEGGADVFAHYTAIEASGYRSLEENQRVEFEVAQGPKGLQAENIRPI, translated from the coding sequence ATGGCTACGCAGGGCACCGTCAAGTGGTTCAACTCCGAAAAGGGCTTCGGCTTCATCGCTCCCGATGAGGGCGGTGCCGACGTCTTCGCTCATTACACCGCGATCGAGGCGAGCGGCTACCGGTCTCTCGAAGAGAACCAGCGCGTCGAGTTCGAGGTCGCACAGGGCCCCAAGGGCCTGCAGGCGGAGAACATCCGCCCCATCTGA
- a CDS encoding GNAT family N-acetyltransferase, which yields MPHVELRPLQDDDLDAMYEMLIREPAVAAAAPGVTVEDPLDRSVFDASIAAERASDDIESFAVTENGTFVGTAGTFTFEDEREVVFWIAQAARGRGLATEALRMLVSREPIRPLYARVAADNTAAIAVLEHIGFAEVSREAAAPAARGSGELLYALVPVLDGI from the coding sequence ATGCCGCACGTGGAGCTTCGACCCCTGCAAGACGACGACCTCGACGCGATGTACGAGATGCTCATCCGCGAACCCGCCGTTGCCGCCGCTGCGCCGGGAGTCACAGTGGAGGACCCCCTGGATCGGTCGGTGTTCGATGCCTCGATCGCCGCGGAGCGCGCCTCGGACGACATCGAATCCTTCGCCGTCACCGAGAACGGCACCTTCGTGGGCACCGCCGGCACCTTCACCTTCGAGGACGAGCGCGAGGTGGTCTTCTGGATCGCGCAGGCCGCGCGGGGAAGGGGGCTGGCGACGGAGGCACTGCGGATGCTGGTCTCCCGTGAGCCGATCCGGCCGCTGTACGCGCGGGTCGCGGCCGACAACACCGCCGCCATCGCCGTGCTCGAGCACATCGGCTTCGCGGAGGTGTCCCGGGAGGCCGCGGCTCCCGCAGCCCGCGGTTCGGGTGAGCTCCTCTACGCCCTGGTCCCCGTGCTCGACGGCATCTGA
- a CDS encoding FhaA domain-containing protein yields MGLLDSFEKGLERAVNGAFAKTFRSGVQPVEIASALRAELDGKAVVVSRERILAPNTFTVRLAPSDEERMRSLGATLGEELDTLVAQHARAQGYSFAGPVSITVAPDDQLTTGTLRVDSQTAQGSVAWRGVIDINGTRHPLVKGRTVIGRGSDADITIPDAGTSRKHVEILWDGERAMVRDLGSTNGTKLDGRRVTEAPLPPDSTVTIGRTDIVFRVIAQAQPPRPARPTDATRAYDVRRGAGE; encoded by the coding sequence GTGGGACTACTTGACAGCTTCGAGAAGGGGCTCGAACGTGCCGTCAACGGCGCGTTCGCGAAGACCTTCCGCAGCGGCGTACAGCCCGTCGAGATCGCTTCGGCGCTGCGCGCCGAGCTCGACGGGAAGGCCGTCGTCGTCAGTCGCGAGCGCATTCTGGCGCCCAACACGTTCACCGTGCGCCTGGCTCCCAGCGACGAGGAGCGCATGCGCTCGCTCGGCGCCACCCTGGGCGAAGAACTCGACACCCTGGTCGCCCAGCACGCCCGAGCGCAGGGCTACTCATTCGCGGGACCGGTGTCGATCACCGTCGCTCCCGACGACCAGCTCACGACCGGCACGCTGCGCGTCGACTCCCAGACCGCGCAGGGAAGCGTCGCGTGGCGGGGTGTCATCGACATCAACGGCACCCGGCACCCTCTCGTGAAGGGCCGCACAGTGATCGGCCGCGGCAGCGACGCCGACATCACCATCCCCGACGCCGGCACCAGCCGCAAGCACGTGGAGATCCTCTGGGACGGCGAGCGCGCCATGGTGCGGGACCTCGGCTCCACCAACGGCACCAAGCTCGACGGTCGCCGCGTGACCGAGGCGCCGCTGCCTCCCGACTCGACCGTGACCATCGGCCGCACCGACATCGTCTTCCGGGTGATCGCCCAGGCCCAGCCGCCGCGGCCCGCCCGCCCGACCGACGCCACCCGCGCCTACGACGTGCGAAGGGGTGCCGGTGAGTGA
- the nucS gene encoding endonuclease NucS, with protein sequence MRLVIARCSVDYAGRLNAHLPTATRLLVHKGDGSLLVHSDGGSYKPLNWMSPPCTLTVETPDVAGEEEEQVVEQWRVTHAKSGDSLVVRIYEVLHDSSHELGVDPGLVKDGVEADLQRLLAEQVGVIGDGLTLVRREFPTAIGPVDLLLRDPAGGTIAVEVKRRGDIDGVEQLTRYLELLGRDPHLAPVTGVFAAQEIKPQARVLAADRGIRCVTLDYDEMKGIDSGAPRLF encoded by the coding sequence GTGCGTCTGGTCATCGCCCGCTGCTCCGTCGATTACGCGGGGCGCCTCAACGCCCATCTGCCCACCGCCACGCGCCTGCTCGTCCATAAGGGGGACGGCAGCCTGCTCGTGCACTCCGACGGCGGCTCGTACAAGCCGCTGAACTGGATGAGCCCGCCGTGCACCCTCACCGTCGAGACGCCCGACGTCGCCGGTGAGGAGGAGGAGCAGGTCGTCGAGCAGTGGCGCGTCACCCACGCCAAGTCGGGAGACTCCCTGGTGGTGCGCATCTACGAGGTGCTCCACGACTCGTCGCACGAACTCGGGGTGGATCCGGGCCTGGTCAAGGACGGCGTCGAAGCCGACCTGCAGCGCCTGCTCGCCGAGCAGGTCGGGGTGATCGGCGACGGGCTGACCCTCGTGCGGCGCGAGTTCCCGACCGCCATCGGGCCGGTCGACCTGCTGCTGCGCGACCCCGCCGGCGGCACGATCGCCGTCGAGGTCAAGCGTCGCGGTGACATCGACGGCGTCGAGCAGCTGACCCGCTACCTCGAGCTGCTCGGGCGCGATCCGCATCTCGCGCCCGTGACGGGCGTCTTCGCCGCCCAGGAGATCAAGCCGCAGGCGCGGGTTCTCGCCGCCGACCGTGGCATCCGCTGCGTGACGCTGGACTACGACGAGATGAAGGGCATCGACTCCGGCGCCCCCCGCCTCTTCTGA
- a CDS encoding PP2C family protein-serine/threonine phosphatase encodes MVFQGSSVAISHTGKVRSNNQDSGYAGSNLFAVADGMGGHAGGDVASSIAINRLAALDHTYDTPSDAERALRDAIADTASRLIETVKAQPELAGMGTTVSALIMVDDYAVLAHIGDSRVYLFREGTLTQITTDHTFVQRLVDSGRITPEEARYHPRRSVLMRVLGDTDADPELDTFIMPTQPGDRWLLCSDGLSGVVDDPQTAKALGQGLPPGRTADTLLRQALDGGAPDNVTIVLVDVGGQHPVFIGTPTVVGSASNPTGVEVPAARPARSGWLHAARQAANEPTHFEPAAEFLEELIEEDRRRAKSRRIWWVVSLVGVLLALAAGLFGAYSWTQTRYFVGADADTVVVYRGIQQNIGPISLSTPYADTGIDLDDLPAFVRDSVEQTISAGSLTDAQRIVAQLRETSEATP; translated from the coding sequence ATGGTCTTCCAGGGTTCGAGCGTGGCGATATCGCACACCGGCAAGGTGCGCTCCAACAACCAGGACTCCGGTTACGCCGGATCGAACCTGTTCGCCGTCGCCGACGGCATGGGCGGTCACGCCGGCGGCGACGTCGCCTCGAGCATCGCCATCAACCGCCTCGCCGCCCTCGACCACACGTACGACACCCCGTCGGATGCCGAACGGGCGCTGCGCGACGCGATCGCCGACACCGCCTCGCGACTGATCGAGACCGTCAAGGCACAGCCAGAGCTTGCGGGCATGGGCACCACGGTCAGCGCACTGATCATGGTCGACGACTATGCGGTGCTCGCGCACATCGGCGACTCGCGCGTGTACCTCTTCCGTGAGGGCACGCTGACCCAGATCACGACCGACCACACCTTCGTGCAGCGACTGGTCGACTCCGGGCGCATCACTCCGGAGGAGGCGCGGTACCACCCCCGTCGCTCCGTGCTGATGCGGGTGCTGGGCGACACCGACGCCGACCCCGAACTCGACACGTTCATCATGCCCACCCAGCCCGGCGACCGGTGGCTGCTGTGCTCCGACGGCCTTTCCGGCGTGGTCGACGACCCCCAGACCGCCAAGGCGCTCGGCCAGGGCCTTCCTCCTGGCCGCACCGCCGACACGCTCCTGCGCCAGGCGCTCGACGGCGGGGCCCCCGACAACGTCACGATCGTGCTGGTCGACGTGGGCGGGCAGCATCCGGTCTTCATCGGCACCCCCACCGTCGTCGGCTCAGCCTCGAACCCCACCGGCGTCGAGGTGCCCGCCGCCCGTCCCGCCCGTTCGGGCTGGCTGCACGCGGCTCGGCAGGCCGCCAACGAGCCCACCCATTTCGAGCCGGCCGCCGAGTTCCTCGAAGAGCTGATCGAAGAGGACCGCCGCCGCGCCAAGAGCCGTCGCATCTGGTGGGTCGTCTCCCTCGTGGGCGTGCTGCTCGCGCTGGCGGCCGGTCTGTTCGGTGCGTACTCATGGACGCAGACCAGATACTTCGTGGGCGCTGACGCCGACACCGTGGTCGTGTACCGCGGCATCCAGCAGAACATCGGTCCGATCTCGCTGTCCACGCCGTATGCCGACACCGGCATCGACCTCGACGACCTGCCGGCCTTCGTGCGCGACAGCGTCGAGCAGACGATCTCGGCGGGATCGCTGACCGACGCGCAGCGCATCGTCGCCCAGCTCCGCGAGACGTCGGAGGCCACGCCATGA
- a CDS encoding bifunctional lysylphosphatidylglycerol flippase/synthetase MprF has translation MTEGSPSRRHPLVRLAARIPVTLVLVGVVLACGVVSRGLWHPLSASPLWDQVAYGLPAIAEGRWWTPVTGTFFSDPPWLYVVVISGFAGVAYLEYHRGSRVALGWFTAGQLVGVLCMLGFVALISQLSWPWAVAMAHSLDVGPSGGTMACIAASATAMSSPWRERVWFTVLGACAVLLLFWGTPADIVHAFAVLLVLAVQRPLPARRSTMRERRLLGFLAALAIATAQVLVFLSPTSGPFGSSAAGSAPLVNLVVDVLVIVLIARGLRRGRRWAWLVAVVLAAVNIAWAAVVAVGLQIPSLPEDLFGGDPTPTLGEAGLWAIFLGYLVWARAAFRAARRGTIGSSPAPTAADAAALLKAHGGGTLSWMTTWKHMSYLRTESGIVAYQRHAGVAIALSDPLGPPEGRAQSVTEFIAASERDGLVPCLFSAGEQTRRAVPSTWRSLVVADDTIVDLPGLNFRGNTWKPVRTSLNRAAREGMTFRLTRLVDEPWGVQAQVRVISQSWVGGKELPEMGFTLGTLEEARDPEVRLALAVSPQGDVDGFLSWLPVYGADGRVDGWTLDLMRRREHGFVPVMEYLIGSSALQFAAEGARIMSLSGAPLTHQYPPDAGVIAALSERLAETLEPVYGFRSLHRFKEKFHPRSETLYLLFREGSDLPRIGAGLVRAFLPDASLRQFADAGLELVRRDGG, from the coding sequence ATGACCGAGGGCAGCCCGTCACGCCGGCATCCGCTGGTGCGCCTCGCGGCCCGCATTCCGGTGACCCTCGTGCTGGTCGGCGTCGTGCTCGCGTGCGGTGTGGTCTCGCGGGGGCTCTGGCATCCGCTGTCCGCCTCACCGCTGTGGGACCAGGTGGCCTACGGTCTTCCCGCGATCGCGGAGGGCCGGTGGTGGACGCCGGTGACAGGCACCTTCTTCAGTGACCCGCCGTGGCTGTACGTCGTGGTGATCTCCGGCTTCGCCGGGGTCGCCTACCTCGAGTACCACCGCGGGTCGCGGGTGGCGCTGGGCTGGTTCACCGCGGGTCAGCTGGTGGGCGTGCTGTGCATGCTGGGGTTCGTCGCCCTCATCTCGCAGCTGTCGTGGCCGTGGGCCGTCGCGATGGCCCACTCGCTCGACGTCGGCCCGTCGGGGGGCACCATGGCGTGCATCGCGGCATCGGCGACCGCGATGAGCTCCCCCTGGCGGGAACGGGTGTGGTTCACGGTGCTCGGCGCCTGCGCCGTGCTGCTGCTGTTCTGGGGGACGCCCGCCGACATCGTGCACGCATTCGCGGTGCTGCTGGTGCTCGCGGTGCAGCGCCCCCTGCCGGCACGGCGCTCGACGATGCGCGAGCGACGCTTACTGGGCTTCCTGGCCGCCCTCGCGATCGCCACCGCGCAGGTGCTCGTCTTCCTCTCCCCCACCAGCGGCCCGTTCGGAAGCAGTGCCGCCGGCTCGGCGCCGCTGGTCAACCTCGTCGTCGATGTGCTGGTGATCGTGCTCATCGCCCGCGGCCTGCGGCGAGGCCGTCGCTGGGCGTGGCTGGTGGCCGTGGTGCTCGCCGCGGTGAACATCGCCTGGGCCGCCGTGGTCGCGGTGGGACTGCAGATTCCGAGTCTCCCGGAGGACCTGTTCGGCGGGGACCCGACCCCCACCCTGGGCGAAGCCGGTCTGTGGGCGATCTTCCTCGGCTACCTCGTCTGGGCCCGGGCGGCCTTCCGGGCCGCCCGGCGCGGAACGATCGGCTCCTCCCCCGCGCCCACCGCCGCCGACGCTGCGGCGCTCCTGAAGGCGCACGGCGGCGGCACCCTGTCGTGGATGACGACCTGGAAGCACATGTCGTACCTGCGCACCGAATCCGGGATCGTGGCCTACCAGCGCCACGCGGGGGTGGCGATCGCACTGTCGGATCCGCTGGGTCCGCCCGAGGGACGCGCGCAGTCCGTGACCGAGTTCATCGCGGCATCCGAGCGCGACGGCCTCGTGCCGTGCCTGTTCAGCGCCGGCGAGCAGACCCGCCGTGCCGTGCCCTCGACGTGGCGGAGCCTCGTCGTCGCCGATGACACGATCGTGGACCTGCCGGGCCTGAACTTCCGCGGCAACACGTGGAAGCCGGTGCGCACCTCGCTCAACCGCGCGGCGCGGGAGGGGATGACCTTTCGCCTCACCCGCCTCGTCGACGAGCCGTGGGGGGTGCAGGCGCAGGTGCGGGTCATCTCCCAGAGCTGGGTCGGTGGCAAGGAACTGCCCGAGATGGGCTTCACGCTCGGCACGCTGGAGGAGGCGCGGGATCCGGAAGTCCGGCTGGCGCTGGCGGTGTCGCCTCAGGGCGACGTCGACGGATTCCTGTCGTGGCTGCCGGTTTACGGCGCCGACGGTCGCGTCGACGGCTGGACACTGGATCTCATGCGGCGCCGCGAACACGGCTTCGTGCCGGTGATGGAGTACCTCATCGGCTCGAGCGCACTGCAGTTCGCCGCCGAGGGCGCTCGGATCATGTCGCTCTCGGGCGCGCCGCTCACCCACCAGTACCCGCCGGATGCCGGCGTCATAGCCGCACTCAGCGAGCGCCTGGCCGAGACGCTCGAGCCGGTCTACGGGTTCCGCTCGCTCCACAGGTTCAAGGAGAAATTCCACCCACGGTCCGAGACGCTCTACCTGCTGTTCCGCGAGGGGAGCGATCTGCCGCGCATCGGCGCAGGACTCGTCCGGGCGTTCCTCCCGGACGCGTCACTGCGACAGTTCGCCGACGCGGGCTTGGAACTGGTGCGCCGCGACGGCGGATGA
- a CDS encoding HAD hydrolase-like protein: MPLRSPFSCVLWDVDGTVVDASEGILRRLAVALEHFGHPAPTHAELVHWIGPPMFESFQTNVGMTPEQSTEAVAFYRTLGKADGYTTGARLYPGIAELIADLAAAGVPQGTASSKPEIQVRALMDHFELAPFFTAITGATSDERTLATKADIIAESLRRLRAAGVDTSRPVLIGDRHHDVDGGAVHDVPVIFVRWGFSWPHESEGATAVVDSVDELRALLLVADAG, from the coding sequence ATGCCGCTGCGCTCCCCCTTCTCGTGCGTCCTGTGGGACGTCGACGGCACCGTCGTCGACGCGTCCGAAGGCATCCTGCGACGCCTCGCGGTGGCCCTCGAGCACTTCGGGCACCCGGCGCCGACCCACGCCGAGCTCGTGCACTGGATCGGCCCGCCCATGTTCGAGTCGTTCCAGACGAACGTCGGCATGACGCCCGAGCAGTCCACCGAAGCGGTGGCGTTCTACCGCACGCTCGGCAAGGCCGACGGGTACACCACCGGCGCCCGCCTCTACCCCGGCATCGCCGAGCTCATCGCCGACCTCGCCGCGGCCGGCGTGCCGCAGGGCACGGCGAGCTCCAAGCCCGAGATCCAGGTGCGCGCGCTCATGGACCACTTCGAGCTCGCCCCGTTCTTCACCGCCATCACCGGCGCCACCTCCGACGAGCGCACGCTCGCCACCAAGGCCGACATCATCGCGGAGTCGCTCCGGCGCCTCCGTGCCGCGGGCGTCGACACCAGCCGACCGGTGCTCATCGGCGACCGCCACCACGACGTCGACGGCGGAGCCGTGCACGACGTGCCGGTCATCTTCGTGCGCTGGGGGTTCAGCTGGCCCCACGAATCAGAAGGCGCCACCGCCGTGGTCGACTCGGTGGACGAGCTGCGCGCCCTTCTCCTCGTGGCGGACGCGGGATGA